The Candidatus Paracaedimonas acanthamoebae genome window below encodes:
- a CDS encoding VacJ family lipoprotein, protein MSHKLNLFIAKYTFFALLLGINLLFSSYSHGSGSYLSDADILESIDETVMMNDPLEDLNRSVFNFNQYFDKYIFSPVAEVYDEGLPDEIKDRVHSVLINLTTPLVFIHDVFQAEGEQAVDSCARFLINSTLGLGGLFDPAAEVFDIQSHTSDFGQTLGKYGVDEGAYLMIPILGPSTVRDFTGRVLDFIIDPVNYLARRKHASAVIYTRTGLTAIDARVNANALWKRVNNGHDPYITLQSIYGQNRKFMIQGDTAIGLDSPRPSAE, encoded by the coding sequence ATGTCTCATAAACTTAATCTTTTTATCGCAAAATATACTTTTTTTGCCCTCTTATTGGGGATAAATCTTCTTTTTTCTTCATATAGCCATGGATCTGGATCATATTTGAGTGATGCAGATATTCTTGAAAGCATTGATGAAACAGTCATGATGAATGATCCTTTGGAGGATCTTAATCGGAGTGTTTTTAATTTTAATCAATATTTTGATAAATATATCTTTAGTCCGGTAGCTGAAGTTTATGATGAAGGATTGCCTGACGAAATTAAGGATAGAGTTCATAGCGTTTTAATAAATCTTACGACACCTCTTGTTTTTATTCATGATGTTTTTCAAGCTGAAGGAGAGCAAGCTGTTGATTCGTGTGCTCGTTTTTTAATTAATTCGACATTAGGATTAGGGGGGCTTTTTGATCCTGCGGCTGAAGTTTTTGATATTCAATCACATACAAGTGATTTTGGGCAGACTTTAGGAAAATATGGAGTTGATGAGGGCGCTTACTTAATGATTCCTATTTTGGGCCCTTCAACGGTTCGAGATTTTACAGGAAGAGTTTTAGATTTCATTATCGATCCTGTGAATTATCTGGCTCGCAGGAAACATGCTTCTGCTGTTATTTATACCCGTACAGGACTCACAGCTATTGATGCTCGAGTGAATGCAAATGCTCTCTGGAAACGCGTAAATAATGGCCATGATCCTTATATCACGCTGCAGAGTATCTATGGGCAAAATAGAAAATTTATGATACAAGGTGACACGGCGATAGGATTGGATTCGCCGAGACCTTCCGCTGAATAA